A single region of the Streptomyces virginiae genome encodes:
- a CDS encoding SUKH-4 family immunity protein, whose product MRFTVTSAELIKVYGLGHITCFPHQCGTGVDARTGAFLASVGLPESVVFAARTDVEDPYGPGVDAITLGTRFEHYGLRCPEESRQWWALGYLFTSLLALDPVSGRVYAFPEGALGHVALHRDVESLVFALIELRKVEIDHDNGVSPEELAARFRDIVGRFDPTAFADEESPWNLAMEELEHGIW is encoded by the coding sequence ATGCGATTCACCGTGACGTCGGCGGAGCTGATCAAGGTGTACGGCCTCGGCCACATCACCTGTTTCCCCCATCAGTGCGGTACGGGTGTCGATGCCCGTACCGGCGCCTTCCTCGCTTCGGTGGGACTTCCCGAGTCGGTCGTGTTCGCCGCCCGCACGGACGTCGAGGACCCGTACGGTCCGGGGGTCGACGCGATCACCCTCGGAACCCGGTTCGAGCACTACGGGCTCCGGTGCCCCGAGGAGAGTCGGCAGTGGTGGGCCCTCGGGTACCTGTTCACGTCGTTGCTCGCCCTGGATCCCGTATCGGGCAGGGTGTACGCGTTCCCGGAGGGCGCACTCGGTCACGTCGCGCTGCATCGGGACGTCGAGTCGCTCGTGTTCGCGTTGATCGAGCTGCGCAAGGTCGAAATCGATCACGACAACGGGGTGTCCCCGGAGGAACTCGCCGCCCGCTTCCGGGATATCGTCGGGAGGTTCGACCCGACAGCGTTCGCCGACGAGGAGTCCCCGTGGAACCTTGCCATGGAGGAGCTCGAACACGGCATCTGGTGA
- a CDS encoding GNAT family N-acetyltransferase yields MTDLVIRALDESDAQLFHAHPDPLNARASHERTTHRPDWKRVALRDGTVVARGAWWGGTDDKEPVNVNWFDVAEGEVEAGAELLRSAPWQVELEINLPGDWRDHPDLAAAAETRFAAARAAGYELLVERFLYRWTPERGLPERPGRLVFAAEPDDAVFFDALRRIHAATLDAHALKAIAEGGLDQAAQEELDFFHWCPSPREWWQVARTPEGDLAGIHIPAHNPSGPTIGFIGVLPEHRGRGYAYDLLAECTHFLVEHGAEAVTGATDRGNFPMAANFAKAGFPVVRERINFHPAAPTA; encoded by the coding sequence ATGACCGATCTGGTCATCCGCGCGCTCGACGAGAGCGACGCCCAGCTGTTCCACGCACACCCCGACCCGCTGAACGCTCGCGCCTCCCACGAGCGCACCACGCACCGACCCGACTGGAAGCGGGTCGCCCTGCGCGACGGAACGGTCGTAGCCCGCGGCGCCTGGTGGGGCGGCACCGACGACAAGGAACCCGTCAACGTCAACTGGTTCGACGTCGCCGAGGGCGAGGTGGAGGCGGGGGCCGAACTCCTGCGCTCCGCCCCCTGGCAGGTCGAACTCGAGATCAACCTCCCCGGCGACTGGCGGGACCACCCGGACCTCGCTGCCGCCGCCGAGACACGCTTCGCCGCCGCCCGAGCGGCGGGCTACGAGCTCCTGGTGGAGCGGTTCCTGTACCGCTGGACCCCGGAGCGCGGACTCCCCGAGCGGCCCGGCCGCCTCGTCTTCGCCGCCGAACCCGACGACGCCGTCTTCTTCGACGCGCTGCGCCGCATCCACGCAGCCACCCTCGACGCCCACGCGCTGAAGGCCATCGCGGAAGGCGGCCTGGACCAGGCGGCCCAGGAGGAGCTCGACTTCTTCCACTGGTGCCCGTCCCCGCGCGAGTGGTGGCAGGTCGCCCGCACACCCGAGGGCGACCTGGCCGGCATCCACATCCCCGCGCACAATCCTTCCGGACCGACCATCGGCTTCATCGGTGTCCTCCCGGAGCACCGCGGCCGCGGCTACGCCTACGACCTGCTGGCGGAGTGCACCCACTTCCTGGTGGAGCACGGCGCCGAGGCCGTCACCGGAGCCACGGACCGGGGCAACTTCCCCATGGCCGCGAATTTCGCCAAGGCCGGCTTCCCCGTGGTGCGCGAGCGCATCAACTTCCACCCCGCCGCCCCGACCGCGTAG
- a CDS encoding VOC family protein, translated as MACRISELVIDAADPDRLAAFWSEVLGYVELGREDDGSIEIGPPDVGFGGPQPTLVLSPSSDPRTGKLPLHIDVNPTDRDQDAELERLLALGARPADVGQTGTEGWHVLADPEGNEFCLLRRRLQPL; from the coding sequence ATGGCATGCCGCATCAGTGAACTGGTCATCGACGCCGCCGACCCCGACCGGCTCGCCGCGTTCTGGAGCGAGGTCCTCGGCTACGTCGAACTCGGCCGGGAGGACGACGGAAGCATCGAGATCGGGCCGCCCGACGTCGGCTTCGGTGGACCGCAGCCCACCCTCGTCCTCAGCCCCAGCAGCGACCCGCGGACCGGGAAGCTCCCCCTGCACATCGACGTCAACCCCACCGACCGCGACCAGGACGCCGAACTGGAGCGACTCCTCGCCCTCGGTGCCAGGCCCGCCGACGTGGGCCAGACCGGAACCGAAGGCTGGCACGTCCTCGCCGATCCGGAGGGCAACGAGTTCTGCCTCCTGCGCCGGCGGCTCCAGCCCCTCTGA